From Candidatus Binatia bacterium, the proteins below share one genomic window:
- a CDS encoding DUF309 domain-containing protein translates to MEAVRDPRLIKGIDEFNNRLFFECHESLEEIWLEEHGEDRAFYQGLIQIAAGYLKWEQGVLIGAIKLWRTGLAKLEAYPAVHMGVDLAALTYTVKAHLALVEAAHARGEDVVELEVPILSLTDS, encoded by the coding sequence ATGGAAGCCGTTCGCGATCCGCGACTGATCAAAGGCATCGACGAGTTCAACAATCGGTTGTTCTTCGAATGCCACGAGAGCCTGGAGGAGATCTGGCTCGAAGAGCACGGCGAAGACCGCGCGTTCTACCAGGGACTGATTCAGATCGCCGCCGGCTATTTAAAGTGGGAGCAGGGCGTTCTCATCGGCGCGATCAAGCTCTGGCGCACGGGTCTGGCAAAGCTCGAAGCCTATCCGGCGGTCCATATGGGCGTGGATTTGGCTGCTCTTACGTACACAGTCAAAGCCCACCTGGCGCTGGTCGAGGCGGCGCATGCGCGAGGAGAAGACGTTGTGGAACTGGAAGTTCCGATTTTGTCTCTGACCGATTCCTAA
- the rlmD gene encoding 23S rRNA (uracil(1939)-C(5))-methyltransferase RlmD, whose amino-acid sequence MNATNTVRVKIDALAYGPYGVARHDGRVIMTPMAIPGDEVEIRIVEEKKNYAVGELVRLIQPSPDRREPPCPYVGACGGCPWQIIRYEAQLAAKTKSVEDALRRIGKIEGFELLPILPSPQEYRYRRRIRLHRDGDGRLGFHRAFSHDLIEVASCLIATTNADLRLQDAREWTVGLKSRIVEVEIVESDTGDRVVLVGKVDGDIASQDDALSARFLDSHNEVGGLVLFGRGWRRAWGEGKVSVDCGAGLTMKVDAEVFIQANREGNRRLVGELFAWGAFANRDRVLELYSGAGNFTLPIARRATEIIAIDGDPRAIDNGRINSQANGLENIRWVRSHVPKAARHLSEKRETFAKIILNPPRSGAKGLEGDLASFGAEKIFYVSCNPSTLARDLAALGTKGYRAKRIRPVDLFPHTFHVETLAEILRG is encoded by the coding sequence ATGAATGCCACGAACACCGTCCGGGTGAAAATCGACGCGCTCGCCTACGGGCCGTACGGAGTCGCGCGCCACGATGGCCGGGTCATCATGACGCCGATGGCCATTCCGGGCGACGAAGTAGAGATCCGCATCGTCGAGGAGAAAAAGAACTACGCCGTCGGGGAGTTGGTCAGGCTGATTCAACCATCGCCGGATAGACGGGAGCCCCCCTGCCCGTACGTCGGCGCGTGCGGTGGTTGCCCGTGGCAGATCATCCGGTACGAGGCGCAGCTTGCGGCGAAGACAAAGAGCGTCGAGGACGCGCTCCGCCGCATCGGCAAAATCGAAGGATTCGAGTTGCTGCCGATCCTCCCCTCGCCGCAGGAGTATCGCTATCGCCGCCGCATCCGTCTTCACAGGGACGGCGACGGACGGCTGGGCTTTCACCGCGCCTTCAGCCACGACTTGATCGAAGTCGCATCCTGCCTGATCGCGACGACGAACGCCGACCTCCGTCTACAAGACGCCAGAGAGTGGACCGTCGGGCTCAAGTCGCGGATCGTCGAAGTGGAAATCGTCGAAAGCGATACGGGCGATCGCGTCGTGCTGGTGGGAAAAGTCGATGGCGACATCGCCTCTCAAGACGATGCGCTGAGCGCGCGCTTCCTCGATTCGCATAACGAAGTCGGGGGACTCGTGCTCTTCGGACGCGGCTGGAGACGCGCGTGGGGCGAGGGAAAAGTCTCAGTCGACTGCGGCGCCGGCCTGACCATGAAGGTGGACGCCGAGGTCTTTATTCAGGCGAACCGCGAGGGCAACCGGCGGCTCGTCGGCGAGCTTTTCGCGTGGGGCGCGTTCGCCAACCGCGACCGCGTGCTCGAACTGTACTCGGGCGCGGGAAACTTTACCCTGCCGATCGCCCGCCGCGCAACGGAAATCATTGCAATTGACGGCGATCCGCGGGCGATCGATAACGGCAGAATCAACAGCCAGGCGAACGGTTTGGAAAATATCCGCTGGGTTCGCTCTCACGTTCCCAAGGCCGCCCGACACCTCAGCGAAAAGCGCGAAACGTTTGCCAAAATCATTCTCAACCCGCCGCGCTCGGGCGCCAAAGGACTGGAAGGCGACCTGGCTTCGTTTGGAGCGGAGAAGATTTTCTACGTCTCGTGCAATCCCTCGACCCTTGCGCGCGACCTCGCGGCGCTGGGCACGAAAGGCTATCGGGCCAAGCGCATCCGGCCGGTGGATCTCTTCCCGCACACCTTCCACGTCGAGACGCTCGCGGAGATCCTTCGGGGATAA